TACAAAATCATGATGCATCTGCAAAAGGACTAAGTGTCCTATTTTAAATAAATGTAACATTTTCGCCACAATTTTGTACATTTTCACCCCAAATTCTCATTAGCGAAATGCGTCCGGATTAAATTCTAAGGTCATTACAAAACGTTTTCTTCAGAAAACCCAACAAAACATGTTGCTGTACATGAATCATAAATGTGTCCATAAATCAGAAAAATTGTATACTAGTTGAAGTTTACATTACACTATAATATCCATTAAATACAAATACAGTGTCTGAGGACTTGTCTTATTACCGAATCAGATAAAGAGCTCAAATTTGGAAGTCGGATTTAATTTGATAATAACTGTATAAAAAATGTCACTGTTATGTTTAACTCAGGCCTTGTCATTAGAGGAGCAATATTAACAAATATTAGAAATATAGATTTGTTTATAACTTTTTGGGACTTTTTGTGAAAAGGTTGGTCAAATGTATAATAGCTGATAAAAAAAGTAGAATAATTATGAAATAGATCTCCTAATCTCAGTGATTCAAGAGGAAATTTGGGGGAAAATGtattataattttattttttttacagtttcaTGAGAATTACCTATCAAagctttttcagagctgatctgattggtcaaaagtccaattagtgaaaaataaatatcagaattgggctgcctgtttaaaacacagctatagtcactcatcaaccaaccaatcaatggGTCACCATCTCTTCAATGTGCCAGGGTATCGCTGGTCAGCTACCTACATGTCTTTCAATGTCAGCTAATCACACAAACCATATCTCTTGGAATGCCAGAAAAACTCAAGCCTATCTGGATGAACTGAGTTAATATGGAGTCCTTCCCAGTGGATGGATAGCTTACTATGAGCCTACTATGATCTGAGGAAATAAACCACTAACCgctggctctggctgggtcaaCTTCACAACCTACACATGGGaggtctctccaaccctgttcccggagagctaggttcactccaaccctaatctagcacacctgattctaataattaccTAGTTGATAAGATGAATCAGGTAAGATACCACTGGTGTTGGAGTGAAAACCGaaaggagggtagctctccgggaacagggttggagagccctacCTTAAAGTCTGATCCTATAAAGCAGAACTGGAGCACCCTCTACTGGTCAGATATGGGATATCTATGGTGTGCTAAGAGTGCTCCCAACCCTGCCCTCTTCTCTCCCGACCCCTAAGGTTTATACAGGCTCAGGTCAAGACCaggtccaggtgtgtgtgtgtgtatatatacagtgccttgcgaaagtattcggcccccttgaactttgcgaccttttgccacatttcaggcttcaaacataaagatataaaactgtatttttttgtgaagaatcaacaacaagtgggacacaatcatgaagtggaacgacatttattggatatttctaacttttttaacaaatcaaaaaatgaaaaattgggcgtgcaaaattattcagcccccttaagttaatactttgtagcgccaccttttgctgcgattacagctgtaagtcgcttggggtatgtctctatcagttttgcacatcgagagactgaaattttttcccattcctccttgcaaaacagctcgagctcagtgaggttggatggagagcatttgtgaacagcagttttcagttctttccacagattctcgattggattcaggtctggactttgacttggccattctaacacctggatatgtttatttttgaaccattccattgtagattttgctttatgttttggatcattgtcttgttggaagacaaatctccgtcccagtctcaggtcttttgcagactccatcaggttttcttccagaatggtcctgtatttggctccatccatcttcccatcaattttaaccatcttccctgtccctgctgaagaaaagcaggcccaaaccatgatgctggcaccaccatgtttgacagtggggatggtgtgttcagggtgatgagctgtgttgcttttacgccaaacataacgttttgcattgttgccaaaaagttcaattttggtttcatctgaccagagcaccttcttccacatgtttggtgtgtctgccaggtggcttgtggcaaactttaaacaacactttttatggatatctttaagaaatggctttcttcttgccactcttccataaagggcagatttgtgcaatatacgactgattgttgtcctatggacagagtctcccacctcagctgtagatctctgcagttcatccagagtgatcatgggcctcttggctgcatctctgatcagtcttctccttgtatgagctgaaagtttagagggacggccaggtcttggtagatttgcagtggtctgatactccttccatttcaatattatcgcttgcacagtgctccttgggatgtttaaagcttgggaaatcttgttgtatccaaatccggctttaaacttcttcacaacagtatctcggacctgcctggtgtgttccttgttcttcatgatgctctctgcgcttttaacggacctctgagactatcacagtgcaggtgcatttatacggagacttgattacacacaggtggattgtatttatcatcattagtcatttaggtcaacattggatcattcagagatcctcactgaacttctggagagagtttgctgcactgaaagtaaaggggctgaataattttgcacgcccaatttttcagtttatgatttgttaaaaagtttgaaatatccaataaatgtcgttccacttcatgattgtgtcccacttgttgttgattcttcacaaaaaaatacagttttatatctttatgtttgaagcctgaaatgtggcaaaaggtcgcaaagttcaagggggccgaatactttcgcaaggcactgtatatatatctacatgtacatacagtgaTTGTAACCTACACACAGCAGTGTGATAGCATCAGTGCCTCCACAGATTTAGTGTCCACTGGCTCCACACCTCTGGCATCACGTTGGCTCCCATCCCTCCTTCTAGTGTCGGATTCCAACAATACTTTTGGTCCCGTAGATGTGAAGTCTCCCCTTctttcaccccttcctctctctctctctctgtttcagttTTCCAGTCCAGCTCCTTTCTTCATCATCGTTAGCGGCGCTCCTTCATCCGCTAAGTCTCTCCTCTCGGGATGGAGGCTCCCAAGAACCGGGAGTGGGACGAGACTGgggatctgagagagagagagacaacagcagCTGTTAGAAGGCGCTCGGCAGTCAATTAGAGGCAGTTTAAACACcgttcctgttctctctcctctgctctgctggaACATCACTACCCCAAGGACCAGCCTCCTCCCAGACATAAACACCCTAACACTTTAATCAGGTGTCTGTCTGGACCTGgatgacaaaacacacacacactaatcaacTGTCTGTCTGGACACTGTCAAAGACACAGACACTTTAATCAGTTGTCTGCACTCGCTCCCTTTCATTGAAACCTACAGTCGTCCAGGGGAGAAAACAAGTTCGACTCTCTGGAGGAGAAGCGACACCTGaatcagcctgtgtgtgtgtgtgtgtgtgtcgtagcaGACTAAGGCCAAAGGGTttcaatgatgtgtgtgtgttaagagaatgctcttcccctctctgtggtcTCTTGACACCCCACAGTGAATAACACTGTGCAtagagctacacacacacacacacacacacacacacacacacacacacacacacacacacacacacacacacacacacacacacacacacacacacacacacacacacacacacacacacacacacacacacacacacacacaccacagtggtGGGGTTAGTTTAATCACAGCTAAAGAGGCTAGTCCTgagcggagacagacagaccacacagagcccagggagaggagtaaacctggaggaggaggggattcAGCCTTATTTCCGGGCCTGGCAACAGGATCCATATTTTATTAGCCAGAGTTAGCGAACAGAGAATGAAGTTTGAGGACATCTAAACTGATAAAACATTGTGATATACGATGGTATCGTATTTCGCTTTAATTGCCACGTCCTCCTCTCTTAATATTGTTGGTTCAATCGCTCATAAAACTGTGATTGAGAATAGCCTTTGCCTATAGACTCCCACTTTCATTCTTGTTCTTTTTGAAAGCGGCAACTTTAATTAACCTTTAACTAACCTTCTAGGCTATTAGAATGTTGGGGAAAATTGCCTACGGTTCATAACTTTAACTAGTAGGAGAATTGGCCACTTGGTTTTCGCGTCGGGGGGGATTTCTCTGCATCACACGGGATAATTTCTTTATTAATAAGCTTAAACTTGACTCAACTTGTCATTCCATTTTTCTATCGGCTATTGATATATGTTCTCCCTCATTATTACCCCGGCTACTTACGTTTGTAGGCTATTCAAACAACTTTAGGAGATGGAAGCGTAGCCAAGCCAAAAGTAATATATTCATAGCCTATcgaaatggagagagaagggaaaacaGCCCCCAGAAATTGAAAATAGAGACAGATAAGGATTAGCCGTTATAGAATGTGTACAACacgttaagaacacctgctctttccatgacagactggccaggtgacttcaatcagtgtagatttttaagcctcgagacatggattgtgtacgtgtgccattcagagggtgaatgggcgagACAAAAtaattaagtgcctttgaacaggatatggtagtatgtgccaggcacctcggtttgtgtcaagaactgcaacgctgctgggtttttcacactcagcagtttcccgtgtgtatcaagaatggtccaccacccaaaggacatcctgccaacttgacacaactgtgggaagcattggagtcgacatgggccagcatccttgtggaacgcacttgtggagtccatgccctgacgaattgagtctgttctgaggtaAAAATGAgaaactcaatattaagaaggtgttctaaatgttttgtacaatcagtgtatGTATAAAATGAATAGGTTTAGGTCATAAGGTCCATACAtatgacagaggcagagagaaataaaCACAATTTTCTGACTGGACATTTTGAGCTGCTTTGGTAGAATTCTCCACTCTACAACATATTGAACTAGGCTATAGCAGGAATAGGATATTACCCGCAATGTCACTCGTCTGCTGCCCAGTCAAGTTCAAATAGGCTAAACCAAGTTCAAATAGGCTGTCAATCATCGCCAACAGACGATACTATCGTGATATCACCCAACCCTACTCTCCTggctcaatctctctctgtcccccccctccctctccctctcataacACCCCATTTCACGCGccacttcctctctttctccctttcttacTACAATATATCAAACAAAGACAACCATATGTGTAGTGAGGCTCACCAGAGCATTGCCTTGGACCGAGTGCTGACCCCCTTAGCCCTGGCGCCGCTGGGCGGCGTGCTGACCGGTGGCGTGGCGTTCCGGTGGCTCCTCTTATGGGACTCCAGGTAGAGTTTCTTGGCGAAGGCCCGGCCGCACACGTCACACGAGTGGAGCGAGAAGTTCTTGGTGACACGCACCTctgtactactgctgctgctctccTGGTGGGCGTCATGGCGACGTGTGTGGGGCGGCGTCGGGGCAGGGGTGTCGGGGTGTTGTTTGTCGTTCTTACGGGAGACAGGTGACCCGGTTCGGGCCTCCTGctgcctctcctgtctctcctggttGCGAGTGaccggagtggaggaggagaggaggtcctGTTTGCGTGTGACTGGGTAGGAGGAGGAGTTGAGGAGCTCCTGTTTGCGTGTGACTGGGGGcgtagggggagagggggccgAGTGGCACCCGTTCACCTCCTCCTTGACTGTTGTTCCTCCTCTCTTGTTGTTGTTGGCATTGGGGGCAGAGTTGAGGACCACCTCAGCCGGCCGCTTGACCGCACGCGACTCCAGCTTGGGCACGATCTTGGCCAGGTAGCCCGTCGACTTCTTGTGCACCACCGTCACGTGACGCAGGACGTCGCGCTTGCGCCGGGACTCGTAGCGGCAGAGCGGGCAGCGGTAGAACTTGATGAAGATGTCCGTGCCGTCCGTGTGCAGCTCGATGTGCTTGGTGAGGTTCTGGCGCGAGCTGAACTGACGTTTGCAAAGCTTGCAGAACAGCTGCTTGAAGTCAAACCCCACCGAGAGCTTCTGAGGGGGTCTCCCCAGAGTTCCACTGCCACTACTAGTACCACCGGTGCTGTTGATGGAAGTGGAACGAGTTGATGTCTTGGGGCTGCTCCCACCCTCTTCCTCTTTGATCTTTTGACCTGACTTGGTTGCCATGGTGACACCCTTCCTGTCCGTGTCCTTCCGGTCCGTGTCGCCAGGCGACGAGGCGGGGCTGGAGTCAGGGTCGTCCCAGGATTCAACCGCCTCCTCCTTCATGCTCAAGCTGTTGCTAGGGGTGCTGTCAGTGTTGGTGGCTGTTTTGCTGTTGTTGGTCCCCGTGGATGTGGTTGCGGTCGTGGAGACGGAGCTAACGTTCTTGAGATTGTAGATCTTGTGGACGATGCGCATGTGTCTCTTTAACATGACCTGGGAGCTGTACTTTCTCTTGCAGAGCAGACAGCGGCAGGAGGCCAGGTTGTACAGGGCCGATGCCAGGAGAGAAGGGGCAGGGGGCACCGCGGTGGAGGCTTTGGGGGGCTGAGGGGTGGTAGCCCCCGAGGCTCCTCCGCTCTTCGGGGTGTGACCTCTCGCGGGGGAGGAGCTGGCGCTCTTGCGGGGCGGCGTGGCCTCCAGAGATAGCGGCTGGCCAGGGCGCGTGGCTATGTCCGGCGTGATGGTGTCCCGACGCAGGCCGCGGTGCACCTCGTCAAAATGGCGCCGCACGTTGGCCTTGGTGGCGAAGGACTTGAAGCAGACGGGGCAGGACTTGCCGCTGGGCGTGTGCAAGGGGCGAGACCGACCTTTGACCATGGAGAGGAGGCTGATGGGAACGGTGCGCGTCTCGGTGAACTTCCGGAGCTCCTCTAGCTTGGTCTGGTGCATCTTGCGACAGTGGCGGCGGATGCTGCGGCGAGAGTTGAAGTCCTTACCACACAGGCAGCACGAGATGGTAACGTCCTCCacctaaggagagagagacagagagagagagtattataGCGAGCGTTAGTGCGTGTGTGCCAGCGTGTGTCTGCTTGCGCGCTTTCTCCTCTATGTACCCACCCCGCTCGTAGACCCCTCCTCCTCGGGCTGcgccacctcctctcctccctcctcctcctcctggtcactcctcctcctctcctccccctcccctgtctGTCCATTCTCCGgcgtccctccctgctccccccagggctcagggctgtgtgtgtgggtccctCCGGGGGTGTGTGGAGCCCGGGGGAAGTGGGCCAGCTCCTCCTCTGAGGACAGGAACTGGAACACAGCGTTATTGGAGGTCTGGATTGGCTCCAGGCGCATCACGTAGTCCGGCCGGTCCTTCCTGGGGTAGATGGCCTCCAGGAGGTCCTTCATGGCCCCGCTCTGCTTGTCACCCTCGCCCGCTGGATCTAAGGGGTCAGGGACGAGGAAGAGAGAGGCGTTAGAAAAGGAACGCCTTTCAAATCAGACACCAACATCCTGCTCCCAAATGTGATGCGTATTGAGCCTAGAGACGTAAACAACACTAAGAAGGAACATTCCCGGGAGAAGGAACGTTTTCAAACTTGCCAAAGGGAGAAACAAAAACACTATTTTGTTTCGGTTTCCAAATATGACATGTAATGAGCACAGTGTGGCAACATCAACCATGTTTCAACCATATCATTAAATAGCAATTGAACGTATCTTTGTGGTTTCACAGACATGGTCTTATGATCCCTAGTTCAATACACAGATGAGAGAACAGAGGATTTCCTAGATGACTTGCCTTTCTAGATATTGACAGATATAGACAGAAGTCATAGAGAACGGAAGAGTAGTGGCTAATTAGGCTGGATCAAAGACAAGAGGCTGGAGCATGAAAGAGAATTCAgttagagtagagagagagagagagtgagaggggagagacagcagagacatggagagacagagacgtggtgagacagagacatggagagacagagagagacagagacatggagagacagagaaagagagagtgagaggggagagacagcagagacatggagagacagagacgtggcgagacagagatggagagagagagagacagagaaagagagagtgagtgtagaCCAACGAagactgtgagtgagtgagtgagtgagtgagtgagtgagtgaagtgGGGGACAGAAAAAAAGAGACAAGGATAGGCATTaagtgggcagagagagagagacaaacatcaacaaagagggagagcgacagacagagagaacaagagagcctTAGAGAGCCACGCACCGTCGGGCTTGGGCAGTCTGGTGAGGCAGTAGTACTCTTTGTGGGTGATGAGGTTGGGCAGGCCCCGGAACAAGCTGCGACATGTCTTACACTCAAAGATGGTGTCCACCTCATTCAGCAGCATGTGCTTCAGCTGGGCAGTACCTACACATAGACAACACCAGGGGGCAGTGTTAGCGATCACTGGCTGATACAGACAGGACAAATAGGACTGATTGATTATCAACTCCTAGAGCCTATAACCCTTTGTTGTTTGCAGATCGGAAGGAATATGATAGGTGTAATTAAATAGATTTGGTTTGGTGGAGGAGCGATCGTCACTTTTATTCAGACCGGCAAACATTGAAAGAGTCGAAGCTAAGTGTTGCACTTGAAATCGTGTTTCACAACAAAATGTATGACTACGTCGTGATTCCTAATTAAAAAGACCTCCGTGCTGTCTGAGTAGCAAGACTATATGTTACCTGAACGGAAGACCTCTATGATCTGCTGGATGCCAGACTTGGAGGTCTGGAGCTGCTGCTGCAACAGAGGAGGGTCACCTGGCTCCACGCAGTACCCTGCAGAGATCACACACTTCAATACAACACTTCAACTCTGCCCTCAgccatggagtgtgtgtgtgtgtgtgtgtgtgtgtgtgtgtgtgtgtgtgtgtgtgtgtgtgtgtgtgtgtgtgtgtgtgtgtgtgtgtgtgtgtgtgtgtgtgtgtgtgtgtgtgtgtgtgtagagagtggCTATTTCCTATAGGAAGTGACTGGAATGGGTTTGCTGCCAGAGCCTGGGCATATAAGAATAGAAGTGGTGGCAGCCCCTATACAATGACTGTGGTGTGAGCAACGTGTGAGTCAATGAGAgtcacagtgtgtgtgcgtgtaggcCCCTCCCCCGCCCCTCAGGGCGTGCTGGTTTAATCCGACCCCCCCTACAGCCTGTGGTCAGATGGTGACCAATCAAGCGCGCCGACACAGCCAGCACCAAACACAGGAGAGTAATCATTACGCcctttctgttgcaaaatgttttgcaacagaaaccgtTTGCtccaaacgagagtttctattggaataATTCAGGCAGGTCCCTCCtcgtttcgttccgtttgctctGTATGCATTAGTTTGGTTCTTTACGATttccgtaatgaatacaccccagttcACCCCTTCCACCCTGCTAGAGCCGGACAAACAGGAAATGTACGTGGGACAGTTTTATGCAATAGACAAAGCTGATTAAAACAGATATTTCACATGTTTCCTCCAGTTATTGGGGCCTATATTTAAAATATTATTAAAAAAAcattctggtctctctctcattaaTGTAATCTCTCCGAGACACCTACCCACGAGCCCCTTTCTGTCCATTTACTGCAATCTCTCCGAGACACCTACCCACGAGCCCCTTTCTGTCTATTTACTGCAATCTCTCCGAGACACCTACCCACGAGCCCCTTTCTGTCCGTTTACTACTGTAATCTCTCCGAGACACCTACCCACGAGCCCCTTTCTGTCCGTTTACTGTATTCTCTCCGAGACACCTACCCACAAGCCCCTTTCTGGCCGTTTACTGTAATCTCTCCGAGACACCTACCCACGAGCCCCTTTCTGTCCATTTACTGCAATCTCTCCGAGACACCTACCCACGAGCCCCTTTCTGTCCGTTTACTACTGTAATCTCTCCGAGACACCTACCCACGAGCCCCTTTCTGTCCGTTTACTGTATTCTCTCCGAGACACCTACCCACGAGCCCCTTTCTGTCCGTTTACTGTAATCTCTCCGAGACACCTACCCACACGCCCCTTTCTGTCCGTTTACTACTGTAATCTCTCCGAGACACCTACCCACGAGCCCCTTTCTGTCCGTTTACTGTATTCTCTCCGAGACACCTACCCACGAGCCCCTTTCTGTCCGTTTACTGTAATCTCTCCGAGACACCTACCCACAAGCCCCTTTCTGTCCGTTTACTACTGTAATCTTTCCGAGACACCTACCCACGAGCCCCTTTCTGTCCGTTTACTGTATTCTCTCCGAGACACCTACCCACGAGCCCCTTTCTGTCCGTTTACTGTAATCTCTCCGAGACACCTACCCACGAGCCCCTTTCTGTCCATTTACTGCAATCTCTCCGAGACACCTACCCACGAGCCCCTTTCTGTCCGTTTACTACTGTAATCTCTCCGAGACACCTACCCACGAGCCCCTTTCTGTCCGTTTACTGTATTCTCTCCGAGACACCTACCCACGAGCCCCTTTCTGTCCGTTTACTGTAATCTCTCCGAGACACCTACCCACGAGCCCCTTTCTGTCCGTTTACTACTGTAATCTCTCCGAGACACCTACCCACGAGCCCCTTTCTGTCCGTTTACTGTAACCAGCATCCGGATGTCCAAAGACATTGAAAAGTATTTGACATTTGGTCAGTTCGCCCTGGGCTTGATTTCAGTGTGCACAGACATCGTTGTTTCATACGTTCCGGACTGGCTTTAATTTCAACGTCCATTGATTTTTGGTCCGGTCCCGACCGGCCTTGATTCGGCCCATTagaattcagtacagtacacagtagacCACACTAGAGTTGAGTACACTAAtatactgtgctgtactatacGGTACTgaactctattgtactgtactatactctactgtactgaagtttgctgtactctactgtgttgtactttgatgtccaaacttgtgaaagaTAGATGTCTATTGTTTCATATTTGGTCCGGTCCAACCTAATTTGATCTTGTTTGGGGCGGAGCTCATTAAAATAATTTgttgttttattaggatccccattagctgttgcaaaagcagcagctactcttcctggggtccaacacaaaacatgaaacatacacttcagaatgacataatacagaacatcattagacaagaacagctcaaggacagaactacatacattgaATAATATCCAGTGTACCCAACTATAAAAAGTTTATACCTTTGTGTAactaggatacatcaccatgaagacaaCAACATTGTTATGCATAATTATGTGTAGTACAAATCCACTTCATTTACTGTAGTTCACTAACCAAAAGAGATTTCTTCAAAGTCacggtgtcatgtcatagctgacacctcATTCTTTCTGCAGATACCTCTCCTCAGCCACTCTCCTGCCATGACACTCTCCTCTGTcatgtcactctcctctcctgtcatgtcactctcctctcctgtcatgtcactctcctctcctctgtcatgtcactctcctctcctctgtcatgtcacgctcctctcctctgtcatgtcacgctcctctcctctcctctgtcatgtcactctcctctcctctgtcatgtcactctcctctcctctgtcatgtcACTCTCCTCTGTCATGCcacgctcctctctcctctgtcaagtcacgctcctctcctctcctctgtcatgtcacgctcctctcctctgtcatgtcactctcctctcctctccatgtcactctcctctgtcatgtcactctcctctcctctgtcatgtcactctcctctgtcatgtcactctcctctgtcatgtcactctcctctcctctgtcatgtcactctcctctcctgtcatgtcactctcctctcctctgtcatgtcACTCTCCTCTGTCATGTCACGCTCCTCTCCTGTcatgtcactctcctctcctctgtcatgtcactctcctctcctctgtcatgtcacgtcactctcctctcctctgtcatgtcacgtcactctcctctcctctgtcatgtcacgtcactctcctctcctctgtcatgtcACGTCACTCTCCTCTGTCATGTCacgtcactctcctctcctctgtcatgtcacgtcactctcctctcctctgtcacgtcactctcctctcctctgtcacgtcactctcctctcctctgtcacgtcactctcctctcctctgtcacgtcactctcctctcctctgtcacgtcactctcctctcctctgtcatgtcactctcctctcttctgtcatgtcactctcctctcctctgtcatgtcactctcctctcctctgtcatgtcactcacctctcctctgtcatgtcactctcctctcctctgtcatgtcactctcctctcctatgtcactctcctctcctctgtcatgtcactctcctctcctctgtcatgtcactctcctctcctctgtcatgtcactctcctctcctctgtcatgtcactctcctctcctctcctgtcatgtcactctcctctgtcatgtcactctcctctcctctgtcatgtcactctcctctcctgtcatgtcactctcctctcctctgtcatgtcactctcctctcctgtcatgtcactctcctctcctctgtcatgtcactctcctctcctctgtcatgtcactctcctctcctctcctgtcatgtcactctcctctcctctcctgtcatgtcactctcctctcctctcctgtcatgtaactctcctctcctctgtcacgtcactctcctctcctctgtcacgctcctctcctctcctctgtcatgtcactctcctctcctgtcatgtcactctcctctcctgtcatgtcactctcctctcctgtcatgtcactctcctctcctgtcatgtcactctcctctcctgtcatgtcactctcctctcctctgtcatgtcactctcctctcctctgtcatgtcactctcctctcctctgtcatgtcactctcctctcctctgtcatgtcACTCTCCTCTGTCAGGTCACGTCACTCTCCTCTGTCATGCCACTCTCCTCTGTCATGCCACTCTCCTCTGTCATGCCACTCTCCTCTGTCATGCCACTCTCCTCTGTCATGCCACTCTCCTCTGTCatgccactctcctctcctcaggcagGACAGACTGACCAACAatgaatgaatatatatatattttatctatATAGCACCTTTCACTAGTGCTCCGCAGTATGTTTTAAGGACTTCAATCAAACTAAGGATGGGTTGGTGTAGACAAGCGGGCAGTCTTACCTGGTGTCCTGGGGGCTGCGTCGGGGCCAGGGTTAAGGTCAGTCATTGGGTTAGGGCTGCTGGGCTGTGGCTCGTCTGTCTGGCAGCTCTGGTCTCTGGTAACATGGCTCTCAGGCTCAGGTTGGGGCTCGTCCTGGGggatctcctccatctccacctccatccTGCTGgaactctgacagacagacaggcagacagagaatgGTGAGGTTTACCTTTTAAACCTCACAGACACCCCTGGGCTATACGATGGTCAGGGAAACACTGAGACAGAGGGTATGGGGTGCGGAGTTGGGAAAAGAGGGAcacgtaactgccaaaataaaggaaac
This Oncorhynchus clarkii lewisi isolate Uvic-CL-2024 chromosome 21, UVic_Ocla_1.0, whole genome shotgun sequence DNA region includes the following protein-coding sequences:
- the LOC139379349 gene encoding zinc finger protein 800-like translates to MEVEMEEIPQDEPQPEPESHVTRDQSCQTDEPQPSSPNPMTDLNPGPDAAPRTPGYCVEPGDPPLLQQQLQTSKSGIQQIIEVFRSGTAQLKHMLLNEVDTIFECKTCRSLFRGLPNLITHKEYYCLTRLPKPDDPAGEGDKQSGAMKDLLEAIYPRKDRPDYVMRLEPIQTSNNAVFQFLSSEEELAHFPRAPHTPGGTHTHSPEPWGEQGGTPENGQTGEGEERRRSDQEEEEGGEEVAQPEEEGSTSGVEDVTISCCLCGKDFNSRRSIRRHCRKMHQTKLEELRKFTETRTVPISLLSMVKGRSRPLHTPSGKSCPVCFKSFATKANVRRHFDEVHRGLRRDTITPDIATRPGQPLSLEATPPRKSASSSPARGHTPKSGGASGATTPQPPKASTAVPPAPSLLASALYNLASCRCLLCKRKYSSQVMLKRHMRIVHKIYNLKNVSSVSTTATTSTGTNNSKTATNTDSTPSNSLSMKEEAVESWDDPDSSPASSPGDTDRKDTDRKGVTMATKSGQKIKEEEGGSSPKTSTRSTSINSTGGTSSGSGTLGRPPQKLSVGFDFKQLFCKLCKRQFSSRQNLTKHIELHTDGTDIFIKFYRCPLCRYESRRKRDVLRHVTVVHKKSTGYLAKIVPKLESRAVKRPAEVVLNSAPNANNNKRGGTTVKEEVNGCHSAPSPPTPPVTRKQELLNSSSYPVTRKQDLLSSSTPVTRNQERQERQQEARTGSPVSRKNDKQHPDTPAPTPPHTRRHDAHQESSSSSTEVRVTKNFSLHSCDVCGRAFAKKLYLESHKRSHRNATPPVSTPPSGARAKGVSTRSKAMLW